The DNA sequence agaggaagctaatggcaaacctctttgaaaaagaaaatcttgccaagaaaaccccatgacagatagCCTCAGGATtgccataaaacaaacaaacaaacaaacaaacttcaagGTACACAGTAACCACAACAAATAGGGAATGTCCCTCCCGGAGGACAGGAGGCCAAAACCGGGGAATGTCCCACCAAAAATCAGGACATGGCAAGCCTAGAAGAGGGTGGCTGGCTTTATAAAAAGTCTGATActgaaaaagatgaaaaatgcTGCAGGTTGTAGCCACCTATACATTCTGAgggccaaaataccctaaaggcattacATCCCATCTAATTTTGgcagctaagcagagtcagccttggttagtacttggatggaagactgctaTACTATAACTATACCATCATTTGGACTAGTACTAGCATAAAAAATAACTAGAAATATGATATATATCTAAATAGCTATATCTATAAATATAGATAGGACCTATCTTGACGATACCAAATTCCATTTGATTTTGGGAGCTAGGCAGCATCAGTCTTGCTTCATACTTGGAGCTGCCATAAATTGATAGGAAACTTGATTTGCATTCTTATCGTTAAGTTTATTTTGGTGGGCCCTGGTCCATTTTTTCCTTGGTCTGAGTGAAAACTGAATaattcatattattttatttattgatccCAAATCTCTattctcactcccccccccccccgggccaaATTCTTCAGACAGAAAGGGCTGGCTAGTGTACACAGCCAGCCCAAGACCTTTTGGTGTTTGTCATGGAGCAGAAAATAGTACCATCCTCCAATCAAATGCATTGTATTTAAATGACTTCATATTGCCTGGGAGTGGCCATGTGTGAATTTGAACCAACTTGGTTATCTTAGTGGACTGTAGCCACTTTATATTGGGATCAAGACTTCATGGATGGAAGATAGCACTCAACAGTTTGAACTTCTGTACTATAATGTATATTAGTGAATCTTACAGACTTGGATAGTGCTTCAGTGAATTATTGTTGCCAGATGTTTACTATATTACTGTTTCAGTATTTTATGTTTAAGTTTATTGCAAAAAGTTTTCTCTCTCATACATTATACAGTTTGAATTTTGTTCTTTCCTGTCTCCATTTAGATATATGTGATTACATATTACATGGTGTTCATAAATGTTTACTATTGGTTGTAAAGACATCATTGGTTGATGCATTGTTAAAACCTATTTTTGTGGGATTATACAATATttatccccccctcctcctcttttactATTGTGCTTCTTTTGTTCTGTGGCTTTTAGTACCTGAGACTTTCCCCTTTGTTTCTGTGGCATTGTACTGAAAGACAGGAGAATTATTTTGCCCAGCAAGACAGAAAACCCCTCAAGTATTCTTCCCCTTCCCTGAGAGTGAATAACACATTGTGTGACATGTGTTTTTCATATTCTAATGATATTCAAaatctgctgcctaaggcaacCACCCCATTTTCTgcttaatggtagggctggccttgCCTTGCTAGGGCACAATTTTGGCCAGTTCAACCATTTGAATTAATTCAGAGATGCATTTGGTATTCTCACCTCTAGGCTATTCCACATCAAGTTTCACAGGGACTGAATAATTTGTTTGGATTTGCTCCCTAGGTGAAATGATACCTCATGTCAAAAATCATGGAGTGTACACCATGATAAGAACAACCATCTTTAATGCAAAATGTTATAATTcaaggaagaagtgtgtgtgttctTGTGGGAATGGCTGATAAATATGGTTTTCCAACACTCCCTAAAGGAACTGCATGACATACAAATGTTTTTCTACTTAACTGACTTTCAACCATCTTTAAttattccctccttcctcttctgggTGAAACATATTTCAAAAGCTCTGGGGATCCTTTCCCAAGACCTAAAAGTTACTGCTAAATACTGTTGTTTCTGTAATAGCAAGCATAAAGCATCCAGAGTCAATTAAGGAAATGTATCCTCCTAACAGGTAAATCTTCTGTTTCTGACTTTTCATTAGAAATGGGATCATAACTTACTGTGCTTTATTGCAACCTTTTTATCTGTGTTTGGCCTGGGAGCTTAACTGAATACTCAAAATGTCTGGAAAGTAATTGTAAACCAGGTTCTTCATGCTGTGTCTTAATAAAACTGCCATTAGATTCTTAAACATGCTGGTAGGGAGTTAACAGAGACCTGAGCTACAATCTCCCCTTTTTATGTCAACAGTTTATTCCAGTGTAAGGTAGAAGGAAGTTGGAGAGAATAACCTGGTACCCCactgatttatttgtttgctttcctttttctttattatatGTATACATCACATTGCTTTGAAAGAACAACTCAATCTATAAGGTAGGGTAGGTTTCCCAGTGGCACCTGCTGAGTTTTACAactaagtggagatttgaatttGAGTCCCAGCTGTCTTAACTTGACATTCTAACCAACTGATCATGACAGATGACATGGTGGGAAGACATATATAAAGGCTACACAATCTGTGTGGGCCTTTTGTAGCCACGAAGACTCCAAACTGCATGATACTTTAAAGACACAACTAACAGCTAAGCCTTTACCTCGCTTGAGACCATAAGAGTCAGGCTACATCAGATTTATCTAATCCAACATTCTATGTGCACAGTTGCTGATCAATCATCTATGGAAAGTTCACTAGGAGCACATGAGTGCAATAGAGGTCTCCTCTGTATGCTCCCTAGGAACTGATATACAGAGGCATAATGCCTCTGATACTGGTGATGATATGTAGACATCTCAACTAGTAGCCAGGTGGTGCCCCCATCCTTCACGATTTAATAAAATCCTATTCCCCTTTAAAGtaatctatgggcctgaacagacaggccaaaataaagctgcttcgggtcatttagtgggtatgctgtttaaatgatgcatgcatcctaagaagcgagaagctgtgccaaagctgcactccagtccttaggactgaaatgtgcctttggtgtggcttccagcctcttaggatgcatgcatcatttaaatagcatacctcaaaagtgatcCGAAGctgatttattttggcctgtctgtttgggccctaagttggCAGTCATTACTCCATCTTGTGAAGTGAATTCTACAGTTTTATCTAGGTACTGTGTGGAGACGTTTTCCTTCTGTCTGTCTAGAATATtccaccattcagcttcagtaAGTGACTGTGGTTTCTGGAATTATGAAGGAAGGAGTAAACATCTgcctatctactttcttcacactacagtggtacctcgggatacgaaatacccaggttacgaaatttccgggatacgaaaaaatcccataggaaataattgttccgggttacgaaggttttttcgggttactgtaatagaaatttcaggaaacttagatttctaggattttgcagagcaaggaattcacaagaggacctaataattgaaaatccataagtttatttccagttgtcgacaaaggaaaacattgaactcagtggaattcaagttccaaaagctgagaaccccgaacaagacaaaatggctctttttatattattcaagacaaagaagcttcttcaatacacctgattggctaattacaatttaaacatatagaattcttacaatcagaacagaaatacatgcatacattaaaactgcatcatcactccttaccccctcctttagccttccttctaaccttgcttctggatgtccttatctcagtagtttatgttatgtctttctactggtgccagcttccatctaggtcaagatgcactagttattcctttgctctagtaactccaagcctttatttcaaaactatctctctggctgacaaaggtgactccatctttctatagtttttatatttcaaaaaggaatttccaccacattacgaaaaattttttggtgcttttcggcgctatttcacacggaatcgcggcttttccctattagcgcctatggcatttcggcttacgaaggcttttcgggttacgaaagcggccgcggaacgaattaatttcgtaacccgaggaagcactgtatgtataaatataattttatactttctttctctatttcctTTCCTTAGTAAACAACACATAATATGGTCTTTCCTAATAGAGGAGCGTCTCTGATCCCTTGATACTCCTTCTGTTTTACTCTAAAATGAATGCTGGTCATCTAATTTTGATTGATAATCTAATATGTGCTATATGGGCATATCactttggggcttgacagacttccctgaaagggcaggctggagcctcCTGTTTTTCatcctgagggacaccacagcagccaaaccatgtggcttccacagcaaaaagaacccgctgaaagtgggttttttttttgctgcacacAGTAGCAATTGTgtcaatgatgcaagcacagtgccACAATGTGTGGATGTtgcaccatgcttgcatcatcatgatgGCCCCCATTTAAATGGGAGTCCACCATGAtggcaccaccaccacacactagGGCTTGGAACTATGTGGTCGCTCTGCAATCCctagccctaaaatcggccccagactgCCACTTTCCAGCAGTCTGTAACCGGGCCCTTGTCCCTAGCTATAGTCCCAATCTGGAAGGTAAAATAAGTGAATACCAGTGGCTTTAAAGAAACATCCATTTTGAGTTTCTCTGTGAAACCTCTAAGTTTCCTGACAGTTTGCAGTTATTCAAAAACTCCTCAGTACTCAGTTGGATTGGAAGATCACACCAGCACTTACTTAGCAATGACAAACAGTGGATTGGGCACTGGAGTGGTAGGAGATGAAGCACTCACTCATTTATCGCAAAACTCACACCGTAGCACATTATTGGAACCATGGTAACATTGAGTTGTGAAGTTGAAACACAAAAAACGAGTTCCTGCTTCCTCTCTCGGTCATTCCTCATTCTTTGCCCATAATTTTTAGCATAACTATATAGTTTCTCTAacatgtaacaaaaataaagaagtgttttaaaaatagagGAAGTAAGGGAGAAAAGGAATCTTGTAGGGCTTTCAAGAAGAACCAATATATTCATTTTAGCATGGGATTTCATAGATTAAAATCCATGACAAAATGCTAGACAGCaacaattaattcagtggatTGTATGACAACATGTGCTTCGTAGTACAATTTGTTTCCTAGGTGAGGTTTCTCATACCTTGTATATTCTAAGTCTTGTGAAGATATTTAGATGTgatttcttcccctcccttttgCATCTTCCTGTAACCAGTACTTTTTTCCTTGAGGAAAATCCAACATTTTAGATGCTGCTGAATTGAATGGGGAATGCTTTAAATGAAACTCACTTGGTATCAGTGTGTAACATTAGTTGCTAATGTGGTAAATGAGTTGCTATGTACAAGGAGATGCCATTGGCTGAGGGAAAAAAGAGCTTATGTTTCCAACATTTTCATGCCCCAGTCCATAGACTAAAACAATGCTCCtcacactttggtcctccagatattttggatttcagttccaaGAACCCCCAGCtggcttggccaatggtcaggtgtcctgggagctgaagtccaaaacatttggagtaTCAAAGTTTGAGATCCACTGAGTGGGAAAGGTATATGTCTTCTCTTTATAAAAGTATACATTATCTCCTTGACCTGGTGTATCTTCTCAAATGAGATGTTCACATAAAGCTCAAGTGACTTTTTTAACTGACAGCATAATGTGGCTTACAATGTGCCTTGCAAATTACCATCTATTGTTCATTCTTGTGGTTTTCAGACAAGCAGTTTTCACTTTCAAGATAACAGGCAATCCTCAAGGATACATTTGGGTGTTAATTCTTGTGGAGTCACAGAAAACCCACAAAGGGAACTCCTAGGCTGGATTGTCCACTTATCAGCAGAGCACACATTGCTCAGAAAAAGATGGATACTAATAGCACCAAGATGACAGAATTCATTCTGCAAGGATTTACTGAATATCCAAAGGTACAGATTGGCTTCTTTGTAACATTTCTTGTCATCTATCTTTTCACCATGGTAGGGAATCTGGGGATGGTTGTGTTGATCAGGTACAGTTCTCATCTCCAGACCCCCATGTATTTCTTTCTGATACATTTTTCATTTATGGATGCTTGCATTATCTCAACTATTGTCCCCAAAATGTTGTTGAACTTCCTGGGGCAGAGGAATGCCATCTCTTATAGTGGGTGCATTGtccagttcttcatgttgtgtaCTTTCACAGATGTAGAGTCCTTTATTTTGGCTGCCATGGCTATTGACCGCTATGTGGCCATTTGCAAACCATTGTTCTACACTATCATTATGTCAAAGCCATGCTGTATTTGGCTGCTCACTGGGGCTTACATTGGTGGTGTTGCAAGCTCCCTCATACACACATGTGCATCTCTGAGACTATCCTACTGTGGGAGGTATTCTGTCAACCACTTCTTCTGTGACCTTACTGCCCTGTTGGACCTAGCATGTTCAGATACATCCCTCAATGAGTTACTTTTGTTCACTTTTGCAACTTTGGTTGAAGGGTTCAATATTTTGACCATTGTCACTTCCTATGCCTTCATAAACATGACCATTATGAGGATGCACTCCTGAAGAGAAAGACTCAAAGCATTTTCCACTTGTGCCTCTCACTTGACAACTTTTCCCCTGTTCCATGGCACCATCCTCTTCATGTATTTCCGACCcagctccagcttctcaatggcCACAGACAAAAGAGTCTCTGTGTTTTACACCATTATCATTCCCATGTTGAATCCTCTGATCTATAGTCTGAGGaacaaagatgtaaaggatgCCTTAATGAAATTGATAAGGAAGAATGCACATCCAAGCTGACTGAGTTGGTATTATGGACTGAGAAGCTGTGTAGAGTAATTGGACTTGGGTTTGTACATACTCTGGTTATTCAAATAAAGAGGTAGGAGAAAGGTTATAAAGAAGTAGGCATTCACTTAGCACAAGTGTTTTCACATGGACAGTGAACTGGACCCAGAATCTGCCTTCCAAGAACAGAAGGGGTCTCTTCCACCTGATTCTTAGAGATCCACCTCCTTCTACACCGTAGCCCACCTCATTAAGCAGAGTTCCCGTCCTTCTGGTGAGGGGTTACTGTGGGAAAGAGAGCCAGGGGAAAACTCAGATTCCACAGGTCCAAATCTGGGTCCGACCCACTGATTTCAGTTGAATGAATTCTTCACACATCTTAATTCCAGATTAAAAGTTGTTTCACAAATGCATGCACACCACTTGATTAGGATATACAGTAGTTTGCatatgacctgctggaagagattcgccaattatcctcactcgaggcttttaaaagggcgacaaaaacctttctcttccggcaggccttccctgttTGATAATGTCTAGAACTAATTGAAtcccctctttttattatttttattatttgtgatttgtttttataactttgatgtattgttatgtacatttaaaacattttttactgtttaattttatagttgggagggagggttgggtcggggtcttgtggggcttgttgtttttattgttgtatattgtattcactttgctgttacccgcctcgatcctcaaagcggaagaggcgggatataaataaatatttattattattattatttattgtgtcaGGTCTTAGTGTTATCAGTGCCATCATCAGATCCAGGAAATCTGAGATAAGGATAGGTGAAAGTACTTTGACTAATTGCAGAACAGATTTCCCTTGCCAAtgagttataaataaataaataaaacttttatttatatactgcctttccttccgatcaaagtggtttacatcattaaaacaagtcatagtacaatatatcaaACAATCCATACAAAGAGTTCCATGCATCAAGTATTGGGGAGTAAGCTTTTAAGTTGGATGCTCTTGCTTTTAGACAAACTTGAACCTTGACATCTCCTTTTCTAGCAATTCATCATTGCACTTAATTAATGGACATTTGATGACTGACAGATGAATTATGTgatttaatattaaaatactgGATCTGAGATGCTTGAGTATGACAGTTTTATCTTTGGCTCATTTCAGCATGTATATTCTCATGTGATGTTGCAGTAAGCAAGAGATAAACATACTGTACTctggaagaagaaataaagagctgaAAACAGCTATAATACATGCAACTGAAAAATGTGCACAGACATACTTAGTCAATGGGAGAAAAGATACAAAATTGCATACTATGGGAAAGGagtatatgtaaatacagaaaATGCATACCAAATATGCATATGATTCCAAGCCAGAAGGATAAAAAGTGTCATAACCTGATGTGAACACAAGATGCAACAGGAAACACAAGTAGGATTTGGAGAAATACAACGAAATAAAAACTGAGCATTTCTCAGACTCATACTTTCTGTCTACCCATAATGAAAAATATTACCTCCTAGTCCTGTATAAAAAGCAAGCAGAGAAGATCCCTTGGAAATCCACATGGAAGGAGAAC is a window from the Sceloporus undulatus isolate JIND9_A2432 ecotype Alabama chromosome 1, SceUnd_v1.1, whole genome shotgun sequence genome containing:
- the LOC121926161 gene encoding LOW QUALITY PROTEIN: olfactory receptor-like protein OLF1 (The sequence of the model RefSeq protein was modified relative to this genomic sequence to represent the inferred CDS: substituted 1 base at 1 genomic stop codon); the protein is MDTNSTKMTEFILQGFTEYPKVQIGFFVTFLVIYLFTMVGNLGMVVLIRYSSHLQTPMYFFLIHFSFMDACIISTIVPKMLLNFLGQRNAISYSGCIVQFFMLCTFTDVESFILAAMAIDRYVAICKPLFYTIIMSKPCCIWLLTGAYIGGVASSLIHTCASLRLSYCGRYSVNHFFCDLTALLDLACSDTSLNELLLFTFATLVEGFNILTIVTSYAFINMTIMRMHSXRERLKAFSTCASHLTTFPLFHGTILFMYFRPSSSFSMATDKRVSVFYTIIIPMLNPLIYSLRNKDVKDALMKLISTALLFHTLSLNKSFLH